A window of the Gossypium hirsutum isolate 1008001.06 chromosome A03, Gossypium_hirsutum_v2.1, whole genome shotgun sequence genome harbors these coding sequences:
- the LOC107888009 gene encoding josephin-like protein — protein MSTKKSSKGSQKDKANGSAMDKYNNTKFCGFMRCRRREFSAVRFLKHLGRKVAKGLHLMSMRIRASSHPKVAASSSTSSSRRSKPFVTPVDSHRSAAIEDCIQFINSSAASLPRSNSVSATSR, from the coding sequence ATGTCAACTAAAAAGAGCAGCAAAGGCAGTCAAAAAGACAAGGCAAATGGCTCTGCCATGGACAAGTACAACAATACCAAGTTTTGTGGGTTCATGCGATGCAGACGACGTGAATTCTCGGCGGTAAGGTTTCTGAAGCACCTTGGTCGTAAAGTGGCAAAGGGTTTACATTTGATGTCAATGAGAATTAGGGCTTCTTCACATCCTAAAGTAGCTGCCTCCTCTTCTACTTCTTCATCAAGAAGATCAAAGCCATTTGTAACCCCTGTTGATTCCCATAGAAGTGCTGCCATTGAAGACTGTATCCAATTCATCAACTCTTCTGCTGCGTCTTTGCCTAGATCAAATTCGGTTTCTGCTACTTCTCGTTGA